One segment of Micromonospora sp. M71_S20 DNA contains the following:
- a CDS encoding STM4012 family radical SAM protein, which translates to MTSTDTGLDGSPYQQYLYAYPHKTSYRPLRPRPLLADVWRAEAREALFLYVHLPFCEMRCGFCNLFTRANAPAEQVTAYLRQLRRQAGRVAEALGDDAGYARAALGGGTPTYLTADELTDLFGIATAMGARLPGVPLSVETSPATATPDRLAVLAAHGTTRVSIGVQSFLDAEARAAGRPQRRAEVETALGAIRDARIPVLNIDLIYGIDGQTADTWRQSLDAALAWRPEELYLYPLYVRPLTGLGRRAHGRADWDAQRLALYEQAVATLGAAGYRQESMRQFRRSDAPTPDGPDYCCQDDGMVGLGCGARSYTTSLHYSFDYAVGVSQVRAVLDDYLARPADDFRYAEFGFALDGAEQRRRWLLKSLLRAEGVDPAAYRARFGRPPGEDFPELGRLVDRGWATDGGLRLTPAGLARSDAVGPWLTSARVRDAMTGYVPR; encoded by the coding sequence GTGACCAGCACCGACACGGGCCTCGACGGCTCGCCGTACCAGCAGTACCTCTACGCGTACCCGCACAAGACCTCCTACCGGCCGCTGCGACCGCGCCCGCTGCTGGCGGACGTGTGGCGGGCCGAGGCGCGCGAGGCGCTCTTTCTCTACGTGCACCTGCCGTTCTGCGAGATGCGCTGCGGCTTCTGCAACCTGTTCACCCGCGCCAACGCGCCCGCCGAACAGGTGACGGCGTACCTGCGGCAGCTGCGCCGGCAGGCCGGCCGGGTCGCCGAGGCGCTGGGCGACGACGCCGGCTACGCCCGCGCGGCACTCGGCGGCGGCACCCCCACCTACCTGACCGCCGACGAGCTGACCGACCTGTTCGGCATCGCCACCGCGATGGGCGCCCGGCTGCCCGGCGTACCGCTGTCGGTGGAGACCTCGCCGGCGACCGCGACGCCAGACCGGCTCGCGGTGCTCGCCGCGCACGGCACCACCCGGGTGAGCATCGGCGTGCAGAGCTTCCTCGACGCCGAGGCCCGCGCCGCCGGCCGGCCGCAGCGGCGCGCGGAGGTGGAGACGGCCCTGGGAGCGATCCGCGACGCCCGGATCCCCGTGCTCAACATCGACCTGATCTACGGCATCGACGGGCAGACCGCCGACACCTGGCGACAGAGCCTCGACGCGGCCCTGGCGTGGCGGCCCGAGGAGCTTTACCTCTACCCGCTGTACGTGCGTCCGCTGACGGGGCTCGGGCGGCGGGCGCACGGCCGGGCGGACTGGGACGCCCAGCGACTCGCCCTCTACGAGCAGGCGGTGGCGACGCTGGGCGCGGCCGGGTACCGGCAGGAGTCGATGCGGCAGTTCCGCCGCTCCGACGCGCCCACCCCGGACGGGCCGGACTACTGCTGCCAGGACGACGGCATGGTCGGCCTCGGCTGCGGCGCCCGCTCCTACACCACGTCCCTGCACTACTCGTTCGACTACGCGGTCGGCGTGTCGCAGGTGCGCGCGGTGCTCGACGACTACCTGGCCCGCCCGGCGGACGACTTCCGGTACGCCGAGTTCGGGTTCGCCCTGGACGGCGCGGAGCAGCGCCGCCGGTGGCTGCTCAAGTCGCTGCTGCGCGCCGAGGGGGTCGACCCGGCGGCCTACCGGGCCCGCTTCGGCCGCCCGCCCGGCGAGGACTTCCCCGAGCTGGGCCGGCTGGTCGACCGGGGGTGGGCCACCGACGGCGGGCTGCGGCTGACCCCGGCCGGGCTGGCCCGCTCCGACGCGGTCGGCCCGTGGCTGACCTCGGCCCGGGTCCGTGACGCGATGACCGGGTACGTGCCGAGGTGA